The Glycine soja cultivar W05 chromosome 3, ASM419377v2, whole genome shotgun sequence genome window below encodes:
- the LOC114406528 gene encoding uncharacterized protein LOC114406528 isoform X3, producing the protein MGLNLELKSHSENVNALAFSRQRVLVPVKVNMGDDAFGVETVPIKQIPSSGGDEDVEVDIIGCSNLGKPFLMEDSCEDSPECSSSFGDSGSGAENASSFSDTEVESRKCADDPSSSKCDDWFESCQGRKKRMTKSLTSHWRRFIHPMSWRCKWIELQMKQLQSQARKYEKELAAYNHSKQLDLAHFTLEDSNIKSIPISDRMHRNKVMKRNKRKRVEEQCDIESYMSNHSLFSYYEKTDCTADTCLKDVCDVGIGGVNDSNQEFKLNDEWSSEEYGNVDKSLDDIIQKIEAIQSEVQQLKTRTDKLESEFHMGDLLMPGNASASREVMIPCIVTTDGPELDDPLKDTKDEVLIHNQVAKEEWHDFIDYDGTKDSIEEGKFSFDVQVSEPDPHENGMHNEHSTWMSCSTFK; encoded by the exons ATGGGCCTAAATTTAGAGTTGAAGAGCCATTCGGAGAATGTTAATGCCCTTGCATTTTCCAGACAAAGGGTTCTTGTGCCAGTTAAAGTCAACATGGGTGACGATGCTTTTGGCGTGGAAACGGTGCCGATCAAACAAATTCCTTCATCTGgtggagatgaggatgtggaaGTTGATATCATTGGGTGTTCAAATTTGGGGAAACCTTTTCTGATGGAAGATTCTTGTGAGGATTCCCCCGAGTGTTCCAGCTCTTTTGGTGATTCAGGATCTGGTGCTGAGAATGCCTCATCCTTTAGCGATACTGAAGTTGAATCACGAAAGTGTGCTGACGATCCATCCTCATCAAAGTGTGATGACTGGTTTGAATCATGTCAAGGAAG aaagaaaaggatGACAAAAAGTTTGACAAGTCATTGGAGGAGGTTCATACACCCTATGTCATGGCGCTGTAAGTGGATTGAATTGCAGATGAAGCAACTTCAGTCTCAAGCACGTAAATATGAGAAAGAACTTGCAGCATACAATCACTCAAAGCAACTTGATTTGGCACACTTTACATTAGAAGACTCTAATATCAAATCCATCCCTATATCTGATCGGATGCATAGAAATAAAGTTATGAAgaggaacaaaagaaaaagagttgaagaGCAGTGCGATATAGAATCTTACATGTCTAACCATAGTTTATTCTCCTATTATG AGAAAACAGATTGTACTGCTGATACATGTTTGAaagatgtttgtgatgttggtATAG GAGGTGTCAATGATAGTAACCAGGAATTCAAGCTGAATGATGAGTGGTCTTCTGAAGAGTATGGAAATGTTGATAAATCCTTGGATGACATCATTCAGAAGATTGAAGCTATACAGTCAGAAGTTCAGCAATTAAAAACTAGAACCGACAAG CTTGAATCTGAGTTTCACATGGGAGATCTACTTATGCCTGGAAATGCATCAGCTAGTCGTGAAGTGATGATTCCCTGTATTGTAACCACTGATGGGCCTGAGCTTGATGATCCATTGAAAGAT ACCAAAGATGAAGTTCTTATACATAATCAAGTAGCTAAGGAAGAGTGGCATGATTTTATTGACTATGATGGAACCAAGGATTCCATTGAAGAAGGTAAATTCAGTTTTGATGTTCAAGTTTCAGAACCTGACCCCCATGAGAATGGTATGCATAATGAGCATTCTACTTGGATGTCATGTTCTACATTCAAGTAA
- the LOC114406528 gene encoding uncharacterized protein LOC114406528 isoform X1, which yields MGLNLELKSHSENVNALAFSRQRVLVPVKVNMGDDAFGVETVPIKQIPSSGGDEDVEVDIIGCSNLGKPFLMEDSCEDSPECSSSFGDSGSGAENASSFSDTEVESRKCADDPSSSKCDDWFESCQGRKKRMTKSLTSHWRRFIHPMSWRCKWIELQMKQLQSQARKYEKELAAYNHSKQLDLAHFTLEDSNIKSIPISDRMHRNKVMKRNKRKRVEEQCDIESYMSNHSLFSYYEKTDCTADTCLKDVCDVGIGGVNDSNQEFKLNDEWSSEEYGNVDKSLDDIIQKIEAIQSEVQQLKTRTDKVISESCGKFCSITQFSMRGRSDGFNHFDSTFTSNENTLPFSFPHSSSQLESEFHMGDLLMPGNASASREVMIPCIVTTDGPELDDPLKDTKDEVLIHNQVAKEEWHDFIDYDGTKDSIEEGKFSFDVQVSEPDPHENGMHNEHSTWMSCSTFK from the exons ATGGGCCTAAATTTAGAGTTGAAGAGCCATTCGGAGAATGTTAATGCCCTTGCATTTTCCAGACAAAGGGTTCTTGTGCCAGTTAAAGTCAACATGGGTGACGATGCTTTTGGCGTGGAAACGGTGCCGATCAAACAAATTCCTTCATCTGgtggagatgaggatgtggaaGTTGATATCATTGGGTGTTCAAATTTGGGGAAACCTTTTCTGATGGAAGATTCTTGTGAGGATTCCCCCGAGTGTTCCAGCTCTTTTGGTGATTCAGGATCTGGTGCTGAGAATGCCTCATCCTTTAGCGATACTGAAGTTGAATCACGAAAGTGTGCTGACGATCCATCCTCATCAAAGTGTGATGACTGGTTTGAATCATGTCAAGGAAG aaagaaaaggatGACAAAAAGTTTGACAAGTCATTGGAGGAGGTTCATACACCCTATGTCATGGCGCTGTAAGTGGATTGAATTGCAGATGAAGCAACTTCAGTCTCAAGCACGTAAATATGAGAAAGAACTTGCAGCATACAATCACTCAAAGCAACTTGATTTGGCACACTTTACATTAGAAGACTCTAATATCAAATCCATCCCTATATCTGATCGGATGCATAGAAATAAAGTTATGAAgaggaacaaaagaaaaagagttgaagaGCAGTGCGATATAGAATCTTACATGTCTAACCATAGTTTATTCTCCTATTATG AGAAAACAGATTGTACTGCTGATACATGTTTGAaagatgtttgtgatgttggtATAG GAGGTGTCAATGATAGTAACCAGGAATTCAAGCTGAATGATGAGTGGTCTTCTGAAGAGTATGGAAATGTTGATAAATCCTTGGATGACATCATTCAGAAGATTGAAGCTATACAGTCAGAAGTTCAGCAATTAAAAACTAGAACCGACAAGGTGATAAGTGAAAGTTGTGGAAAGTTTTGTTCTATAACTCAATTTAGCATGCGTGGCCGATCTGATGGATTTAATCATTTTGATTCTACTTTCACCAGTAATGAAAACACATTACCATTTAGTTTTCCTCATTCCTCATCTCAGCTTGAATCTGAGTTTCACATGGGAGATCTACTTATGCCTGGAAATGCATCAGCTAGTCGTGAAGTGATGATTCCCTGTATTGTAACCACTGATGGGCCTGAGCTTGATGATCCATTGAAAGAT ACCAAAGATGAAGTTCTTATACATAATCAAGTAGCTAAGGAAGAGTGGCATGATTTTATTGACTATGATGGAACCAAGGATTCCATTGAAGAAGGTAAATTCAGTTTTGATGTTCAAGTTTCAGAACCTGACCCCCATGAGAATGGTATGCATAATGAGCATTCTACTTGGATGTCATGTTCTACATTCAAGTAA
- the LOC114406528 gene encoding uncharacterized protein LOC114406528 isoform X2, giving the protein MGLNLELKSHSENVNALAFSRQRVLVPVKVNMGDDAFGVETVPIKQIPSSGGDEDVEVDIIGCSNLGKPFLMEDSCEDSPECSSSFGDSGSGAENASSFSDTEVESRKCADDPSSSKCDDWFESCQGRMTKSLTSHWRRFIHPMSWRCKWIELQMKQLQSQARKYEKELAAYNHSKQLDLAHFTLEDSNIKSIPISDRMHRNKVMKRNKRKRVEEQCDIESYMSNHSLFSYYEKTDCTADTCLKDVCDVGIGGVNDSNQEFKLNDEWSSEEYGNVDKSLDDIIQKIEAIQSEVQQLKTRTDKVISESCGKFCSITQFSMRGRSDGFNHFDSTFTSNENTLPFSFPHSSSQLESEFHMGDLLMPGNASASREVMIPCIVTTDGPELDDPLKDTKDEVLIHNQVAKEEWHDFIDYDGTKDSIEEGKFSFDVQVSEPDPHENGMHNEHSTWMSCSTFK; this is encoded by the exons ATGGGCCTAAATTTAGAGTTGAAGAGCCATTCGGAGAATGTTAATGCCCTTGCATTTTCCAGACAAAGGGTTCTTGTGCCAGTTAAAGTCAACATGGGTGACGATGCTTTTGGCGTGGAAACGGTGCCGATCAAACAAATTCCTTCATCTGgtggagatgaggatgtggaaGTTGATATCATTGGGTGTTCAAATTTGGGGAAACCTTTTCTGATGGAAGATTCTTGTGAGGATTCCCCCGAGTGTTCCAGCTCTTTTGGTGATTCAGGATCTGGTGCTGAGAATGCCTCATCCTTTAGCGATACTGAAGTTGAATCACGAAAGTGTGCTGACGATCCATCCTCATCAAAGTGTGATGACTGGTTTGAATCATGTCAAGGAAG gatGACAAAAAGTTTGACAAGTCATTGGAGGAGGTTCATACACCCTATGTCATGGCGCTGTAAGTGGATTGAATTGCAGATGAAGCAACTTCAGTCTCAAGCACGTAAATATGAGAAAGAACTTGCAGCATACAATCACTCAAAGCAACTTGATTTGGCACACTTTACATTAGAAGACTCTAATATCAAATCCATCCCTATATCTGATCGGATGCATAGAAATAAAGTTATGAAgaggaacaaaagaaaaagagttgaagaGCAGTGCGATATAGAATCTTACATGTCTAACCATAGTTTATTCTCCTATTATG AGAAAACAGATTGTACTGCTGATACATGTTTGAaagatgtttgtgatgttggtATAG GAGGTGTCAATGATAGTAACCAGGAATTCAAGCTGAATGATGAGTGGTCTTCTGAAGAGTATGGAAATGTTGATAAATCCTTGGATGACATCATTCAGAAGATTGAAGCTATACAGTCAGAAGTTCAGCAATTAAAAACTAGAACCGACAAGGTGATAAGTGAAAGTTGTGGAAAGTTTTGTTCTATAACTCAATTTAGCATGCGTGGCCGATCTGATGGATTTAATCATTTTGATTCTACTTTCACCAGTAATGAAAACACATTACCATTTAGTTTTCCTCATTCCTCATCTCAGCTTGAATCTGAGTTTCACATGGGAGATCTACTTATGCCTGGAAATGCATCAGCTAGTCGTGAAGTGATGATTCCCTGTATTGTAACCACTGATGGGCCTGAGCTTGATGATCCATTGAAAGAT ACCAAAGATGAAGTTCTTATACATAATCAAGTAGCTAAGGAAGAGTGGCATGATTTTATTGACTATGATGGAACCAAGGATTCCATTGAAGAAGGTAAATTCAGTTTTGATGTTCAAGTTTCAGAACCTGACCCCCATGAGAATGGTATGCATAATGAGCATTCTACTTGGATGTCATGTTCTACATTCAAGTAA
- the LOC114406529 gene encoding uncharacterized protein LOC114406529: protein MGMVTSYMGGAEVASKGMSMLTGTLYDRIIKQRNIRELNEFQIAILDIFNAINMALPGKHYDAPAHDDIQKCYETWTKSEGAEKKKEAFTRFISENVNLSKADESMMITGIVAPPVAMVAKRTGQTVPQLSVIKAIPDVAFVPGATILALIAIKLTKRMAFKNIPSLPQKEEDTPS from the exons atGGGGATGGTTACGAGTTACATGGGAG GAGCTGAGGTTGCATCCAAGGGGATGAGTATGCTAACAGGAACACTCTATGATCGGATCATTAAGCAGAGAAATATCCGAGAATTAAATGAGTTCCAAATTGCcattcttgatatcttcaa TGCAATCAACATGGCATTGCCCGGTAAGCATTATGATGCTCCAGCACACGATGATATACAG AAATGTTATGAAACATGGACTAAATCTGAGGGTGCtgagaagaaaaaggaagcTTTCACCAGATTCATCTCAGAGAATGTGAATCTGAGCAAAGCAGATGAATCTATGATGATCACTGGGATAGTGGCTCCACCAGTTGCCATGGTAGCTAAGAGAACTGGGCAAACTGTGCCTCAGCTAAGTGTTATCAAAGCCATCCCTGATGTTGCATTTGTTCCTGGAGCTACCATTTTGGCTCTCATTGCTATTAAGCTCACAAAAAGAATGGCATTCAAGAATATCCCATCCCTTCCTCAAAAAGAGGAGGATACCCCTTCCTAG